One Desulfatitalea tepidiphila genomic region harbors:
- a CDS encoding B12-binding domain-containing radical SAM protein yields MTETTIASHIVLIHPPVVKPSEPPAGIARLSGALRSQGVECTAIDASIEGLHHLLADSHPPPADTWSQRAWRHVHRHISALRDPDTYLRPDTYRRAVADIGRLLSLAGKASAVRVGLADYKDAHLSPLRSADLIAAARRPERNPFFEYFQERLIPRILALRPAVVGISINYLSQALCAFALIGLIRRTGADLKIVVGGGLITSWMQRPERIRCLGEWVDKMIAGPGESALLDAMGRPAAGKGWLPDYSDFLSLPYLSPGFILPFSASDGCWWRRCAFCPERAERRPFRPLPHRTAAEHLFRLNAQTRPVLIHLLDNAISPALLKTLVKSPPGAPWYGFVRIGPPLDDPGFCRQLAGAGCSMLKIGLESGSQTVLDRLEKGIRLDMAAKVLDNLHAAGIAAYVYLLFGTPAEDRKAADKTLAFVAAHHPCISFLNLAVFNLPLGSPDAEGLVLRDFYEGDLALYSDFEHPAGWERTAVRQFLDKTFKRHPSIQPILRNDPPVFTSNHAAFFRCSRGAGVRP; encoded by the coding sequence ATGACCGAAACGACGATCGCCTCCCATATCGTTCTGATCCATCCGCCGGTGGTCAAACCCAGCGAACCGCCGGCCGGCATCGCCAGGCTGTCCGGAGCCTTGCGCAGCCAGGGTGTCGAATGCACAGCGATCGACGCCAGCATCGAAGGACTCCACCACCTGCTGGCCGACAGTCATCCGCCGCCGGCCGATACCTGGTCGCAACGGGCCTGGCGACATGTGCACCGTCACATCAGCGCACTGCGGGACCCGGACACCTATCTCCGCCCAGACACTTATCGTCGGGCCGTGGCCGATATCGGTCGCCTGCTCTCCCTGGCCGGGAAGGCGTCGGCCGTGCGGGTCGGGTTGGCGGATTACAAGGATGCACATCTTTCGCCGCTGCGCAGCGCCGATTTGATAGCCGCGGCCCGCCGCCCGGAACGCAACCCCTTCTTCGAATATTTCCAGGAGCGGCTGATCCCGCGCATCCTGGCGTTGCGTCCGGCCGTGGTGGGGATCTCCATCAACTATCTCTCCCAGGCCCTGTGCGCCTTTGCGCTGATCGGGCTGATCAGGCGGACCGGTGCGGATCTGAAAATCGTCGTCGGGGGTGGATTGATCACCTCCTGGATGCAGCGTCCGGAACGGATCCGTTGCCTGGGCGAATGGGTGGACAAGATGATTGCCGGGCCGGGGGAATCGGCCCTGCTCGACGCCATGGGCCGTCCGGCGGCCGGGAAGGGATGGCTGCCCGATTACAGCGACTTTTTATCGCTTCCCTATTTGAGCCCCGGATTCATTTTGCCGTTCAGCGCATCGGACGGCTGCTGGTGGCGGCGCTGCGCTTTTTGTCCCGAACGGGCCGAGCGCCGGCCGTTTAGGCCATTGCCTCACCGGACGGCGGCTGAACATCTCTTTCGGTTGAATGCGCAGACCCGGCCCGTTCTGATTCATCTGCTCGACAACGCCATCAGTCCGGCATTGCTCAAAACCCTGGTCAAGTCCCCCCCCGGTGCCCCGTGGTATGGATTCGTGCGCATCGGTCCACCATTGGACGATCCCGGGTTTTGCCGTCAATTGGCCGGGGCGGGCTGTTCCATGCTCAAGATCGGACTGGAGTCGGGCAGTCAGACGGTGCTCGACCGGCTGGAAAAGGGCATCCGTCTCGACATGGCGGCCAAGGTCCTGGACAATCTGCATGCCGCCGGCATCGCCGCCTATGTCTACCTGCTTTTCGGAACACCCGCAGAGGATCGGAAGGCCGCCGACAAAACTCTTGCCTTCGTCGCCGCGCATCACCCCTGCATCTCGTTTTTGAATCTGGCCGTTTTCAACCTGCCACTGGGCAGCCCAGATGCCGAAGGGTTGGTGCTCAGGGATTTTTACGAGGGGGATCTGGCCCTGTACAGCGATTTTGAACATCCGGCCGGATGGGAGCGGACCGCGGTTCGGCAGTTCCTTGACAAGACCTTCAAGCGACATCCATCGATACAGCCGATCTTGAGAAACGACCCGCCTGTTTTCACGTCCAATCACGCCGCGTTTTTCCGCTGCTCGCGAGGCGCCGGCGTACGCCCTTGA